A DNA window from Niabella yanshanensis contains the following coding sequences:
- a CDS encoding glycoside hydrolase family 43 protein: MRLLLSLFLLLPVFHLRAQQLVLPADHPDPSVVKIGNEYWAAGTTSNWFPAFTLYRSKDLVNWKASGHVFNQMPAWADYYMWAPEITYENGKVYLYYTGHKKGGSLCIAAAVADKPEGPYRDLGPLMCEADGSIDAFPMRDEEGKLYMIWKEDGNSKGKPTPIWAQEMKEDRTGLLGTKKELFRADAPWEKGLVEGVSIIKRQGYFYALYAAAGCCGKTCTYGTGVARAKSLLGPWEKFPGNPVLADNADWKCPGHGTPVEKDGRFYYLYHGYSTASGAYGGRQGLLSEFEFTADGWLKFMDQPAPNGPVAPGIITDLFAGNRLDDAWHWSVFQPVRAKVKQNSLQLQALPGNSGAYVGRSVMARHYDAQVNLQQNSTAEGGLALVGDDKNMVYASVFNNRVRLVQLKKDQQTVLMETTIPGAASLVLKVAVTDNTTARFMYSAGGGVFKTLNREPVDIAFLPPWDRAVRIALLAKGAATQKAFFKKFIVNNRFENGAGPTVRKRGVPSP; encoded by the coding sequence ATGCGCTTGCTTTTGTCCTTGTTCCTGTTGTTGCCGGTATTTCATTTACGCGCTCAGCAACTGGTATTGCCGGCCGATCATCCTGATCCTTCGGTGGTTAAAATTGGTAACGAATATTGGGCCGCCGGTACCACCTCTAACTGGTTCCCGGCTTTTACCCTTTATCGTTCCAAAGACCTGGTGAACTGGAAAGCCTCGGGGCATGTATTTAATCAAATGCCGGCCTGGGCCGACTATTATATGTGGGCACCTGAAATAACTTACGAGAACGGGAAGGTATACCTGTATTATACGGGGCATAAAAAAGGGGGCAGTCTTTGTATTGCTGCAGCAGTGGCCGACAAACCCGAAGGACCCTACCGCGACCTGGGTCCGCTGATGTGCGAAGCTGATGGTTCTATTGATGCTTTCCCCATGCGCGATGAAGAAGGCAAGCTCTATATGATCTGGAAGGAAGATGGTAACAGCAAGGGCAAACCTACACCTATATGGGCGCAGGAGATGAAGGAAGACCGTACCGGCTTGCTGGGTACTAAAAAAGAACTGTTTCGTGCTGATGCACCCTGGGAAAAGGGATTGGTAGAAGGGGTTTCTATTATAAAGCGCCAGGGCTATTTTTATGCGTTGTATGCCGCTGCGGGTTGTTGCGGGAAAACTTGCACCTATGGTACCGGTGTGGCCAGGGCTAAAAGCCTGCTGGGACCCTGGGAAAAGTTTCCGGGTAACCCAGTACTGGCCGATAATGCAGATTGGAAATGTCCCGGTCATGGAACACCCGTCGAGAAAGACGGTCGCTTTTATTATTTATACCATGGCTACAGTACGGCCAGCGGCGCTTATGGCGGGCGCCAGGGTTTGCTGAGCGAATTTGAATTTACGGCTGATGGCTGGCTGAAATTTATGGATCAGCCGGCACCCAACGGACCTGTAGCCCCGGGCATTATCACCGATCTTTTTGCGGGCAACCGGCTGGATGACGCCTGGCATTGGAGCGTGTTTCAGCCGGTACGGGCCAAAGTAAAGCAAAACAGCCTGCAGCTGCAGGCGCTGCCGGGTAATAGCGGCGCCTATGTGGGCCGCTCAGTAATGGCCCGCCACTATGATGCGCAGGTAAACCTGCAGCAGAACAGCACGGCCGAGGGCGGCCTGGCCCTGGTAGGAGACGATAAAAATATGGTGTATGCCAGTGTGTTTAACAACAGGGTCCGGCTGGTGCAATTGAAGAAAGACCAGCAAACAGTGTTGATGGAAACTACTATACCAGGCGCAGCATCACTGGTATTAAAGGTAGCCGTAACCGACAATACCACTGCCCGCTTTATGTATAGCGCCGGTGGAGGCGTTTTTAAAACCCTGAACCGAGAACCGGTGGACATAGCCTTCCTGCCGCCCTGGGACCGGGCCGTGCGTATTGCCCTGCTGGCTAAAGGTGCTGCCACCCAAAAGGCTTTCTTTAAAAAATTTATAGTGAATAATCGGTTTGAAAACGGAGCTGGTCCAACAGTGCGGAAGCGGGGTGTGCCGAGCCCCTAA
- a CDS encoding ligand-binding sensor domain-containing protein: protein MRLFFYVIALSLLAQLAPFIAHGQYYFKHYQVDDGLLHNAVTSVIQDQNGMIWVGTRAGLNRFDGYSFKPCDNRKSTNDNIGNNIVNVVTEGRNGILWVATAKGLFSYNSYQEISQRVQAVPAGYIHHLVKDNREQLWFITNGSLYRYQINRNKLDNLELQSACIAADGAAGLWIGREDGTIGRYNFETGALVNTTIIDARTPPHLRSISKIYPVNDSEVLIGCFTQGLKLYNHKTGVCSSLPLVKNTKASIYVRDIIRGEKQQYWIATESGIYIYDRASQTAQHLRKRLNDPYALNDNPVYTFCKDRQGGMWVGSYFGGINYYSKENARFKKYYPQPETNSISGNAVRKIVADAQGQLWIGTEDAGVNRLNLGTGRFTHYTATGKKDDIAYYNVHGLLALGNQLFVGMFYNGMDIMDTRTGRVTDHFKVIKDSAEQVIDFVSCIYLTKDSTILVGSAYHGASLLTYNPINKTFKRVPQIPYNSYTWDIREDSKGNIWTGSVSRGAFYYHPKTGETGNIRFGDTVNNAVVNEFAVYSIWEDRNRFLWFATTGGGLIKVGPDKKIIKKFNTQTGLPSNVLYSILEDNSGNLWITSLKGLICFNTLTEKVKVYTKANGLLTDQFNYNSAYKHTDGSMYFGSVKGMIAFNPTDFNHPEPSPPTYITGFQINNKDVEPGEPGSPLARSIFYTDTLVLDHDQNNFSIEFAALNYSSPQVTRYKYRMKGMDDSWTYLNTNRKAFFTDLSHGDYEFIVQAESNTGSWLGKERRLFIRIRPPFWQSNIAYLFYILLLAAAIFVLTRLYRKNLERKNLRKLQLFEHEKEKEVYQAKIEFFTHITHEIQTPLALISGPIEWLMRQFGKNPEINKSLTIAEKNTRRLVSLTSQLLDFRKTEANQFSLNFVKTDIAALVADVAEGFKEQASTNAVQLELRTPTENFMAFVDREAFIKICTNLVSNAMKYAAASASVIMEAVKESDAYFTIYFNNDGKGIPQEYRQQIFEPFVRVGGNNKPGTGIGLSLARSLTELHNGTLLLVSGEPDHVSFALRLPIHQEIEFQLSSWKKIR, encoded by the coding sequence ATGCGCTTATTTTTTTACGTTATTGCTTTAAGCCTGCTGGCACAGCTTGCCCCGTTTATTGCCCACGGTCAGTATTATTTTAAACATTACCAGGTAGATGACGGGTTGTTGCATAATGCGGTAACCTCGGTAATCCAGGATCAAAACGGTATGATATGGGTAGGCACGCGTGCGGGCCTGAACCGTTTTGATGGTTACAGCTTTAAACCCTGTGATAACCGCAAATCAACGAACGACAATATCGGCAACAATATCGTAAACGTAGTTACCGAAGGTCGAAACGGTATACTATGGGTGGCTACAGCCAAGGGTTTGTTTAGCTACAATTCCTACCAGGAAATATCGCAGCGGGTACAGGCGGTACCTGCCGGCTATATTCACCACCTGGTAAAAGACAACCGGGAACAATTATGGTTTATTACCAATGGCAGCTTGTACAGGTACCAAATCAATAGGAATAAACTGGACAACCTGGAACTGCAAAGTGCCTGTATTGCAGCCGATGGAGCTGCAGGCCTTTGGATAGGGCGTGAGGATGGCACCATTGGCCGGTACAATTTTGAAACCGGCGCTTTAGTGAACACCACTATTATTGATGCGCGCACACCCCCACATTTAAGATCGATCAGCAAAATATATCCTGTCAACGACAGTGAAGTACTGATCGGTTGCTTTACCCAGGGACTGAAACTATATAATCATAAAACGGGCGTTTGCAGCTCCCTGCCACTGGTGAAAAATACAAAGGCTTCCATTTATGTACGCGATATTATTCGCGGCGAGAAGCAGCAGTACTGGATCGCAACCGAGTCGGGCATTTATATTTACGACCGCGCCAGCCAAACGGCCCAACACCTGCGAAAAAGACTGAACGATCCGTACGCGTTAAATGACAACCCGGTGTATACGTTTTGTAAAGACCGGCAGGGCGGCATGTGGGTAGGCTCTTATTTTGGTGGCATTAATTATTACTCCAAAGAAAATGCCCGGTTTAAAAAATACTATCCGCAACCAGAAACCAATTCTATTTCGGGTAATGCCGTAAGAAAAATTGTTGCGGATGCCCAGGGCCAGCTGTGGATTGGTACCGAAGACGCAGGGGTAAACCGTTTAAACCTGGGCACCGGACGGTTTACGCATTATACCGCAACCGGCAAGAAGGATGATATTGCTTACTATAATGTACATGGTTTGCTGGCTCTGGGCAACCAGTTATTTGTAGGCATGTTCTATAACGGTATGGATATTATGGATACCCGTACCGGCAGGGTTACCGATCACTTTAAAGTAATCAAAGACAGTGCAGAGCAGGTCATCGATTTTGTATCCTGCATCTATCTTACAAAAGACAGTACCATATTGGTGGGGTCGGCTTACCACGGCGCCAGCCTGCTTACCTATAACCCTATCAACAAAACTTTTAAAAGAGTACCGCAGATACCCTATAATAGCTATACCTGGGATATCAGGGAAGATAGCAAGGGAAATATATGGACCGGCAGCGTATCAAGAGGCGCATTTTACTACCATCCCAAAACCGGGGAGACCGGGAATATCCGTTTTGGTGATACGGTAAATAACGCAGTAGTGAACGAATTTGCAGTATACAGCATCTGGGAAGACCGCAATCGTTTCTTATGGTTTGCTACTACAGGTGGCGGCCTTATCAAAGTAGGACCCGATAAAAAGATCATTAAAAAGTTTAATACCCAAACCGGTTTGCCCAGCAATGTGCTCTACAGCATACTGGAAGATAACTCAGGAAACCTATGGATCACTTCCTTAAAAGGCCTGATTTGTTTTAACACCCTTACAGAAAAAGTAAAAGTATATACAAAGGCCAATGGCTTACTCACCGACCAGTTTAATTATAACTCGGCCTATAAACATACTGATGGCAGCATGTACTTTGGATCTGTAAAAGGCATGATCGCTTTTAACCCCACCGACTTTAATCACCCCGAACCCAGTCCGCCCACTTATATCACAGGTTTCCAGATCAATAATAAAGACGTTGAACCGGGCGAGCCCGGAAGCCCTTTAGCCCGATCCATATTCTATACAGATACGTTGGTGCTGGACCATGACCAAAACAATTTCAGTATTGAATTTGCAGCGCTGAACTACTCCTCGCCGCAGGTAACCCGCTATAAGTACCGGATGAAAGGCATGGATGATAGCTGGACCTACCTGAACACCAACCGGAAAGCTTTTTTCACGGATTTATCGCATGGCGATTATGAATTTATTGTGCAGGCCGAAAGCAATACCGGCAGCTGGCTGGGAAAAGAACGCCGGCTCTTTATCAGGATCCGTCCCCCCTTTTGGCAAAGTAATATCGCTTACCTGTTTTACATTTTATTATTAGCTGCTGCAATATTTGTGCTTACCCGTTTGTACCGTAAGAACCTGGAACGGAAAAACCTGCGTAAGCTGCAATTATTTGAGCACGAAAAAGAGAAGGAGGTCTACCAGGCCAAGATAGAGTTCTTTACCCATATAACCCATGAGATACAAACACCTTTGGCCCTGATATCAGGACCCATTGAATGGCTAATGCGACAGTTTGGCAAAAACCCTGAAATTAACAAGAGCCTTACGATTGCTGAAAAAAATACGCGACGCCTGGTATCACTGACGAGCCAGCTGCTTGACTTCAGGAAAACCGAGGCCAACCAGTTTAGCCTGAATTTTGTGAAGACCGATATTGCGGCGTTGGTTGCTGATGTGGCAGAAGGTTTTAAAGAGCAGGCATCGACCAACGCCGTTCAGCTGGAACTGCGGACCCCGACTGAAAACTTTATGGCTTTTGTAGACCGGGAAGCTTTTATTAAAATATGCACTAACCTGGTATCGAACGCGATGAAATATGCTGCCGCAAGCGCTTCCGTTATTATGGAAGCAGTTAAAGAAAGCGATGCTTATTTTACGATTTATTTTAACAACGATGGTAAAGGTATTCCGCAGGAGTACCGGCAACAGATATTTGAACCCTTTGTACGCGTGGGTGGAAATAACAAACCGGGTACCGGCATTGGTTTATCACTGGCCCGCTCGCTTACCGAGCTGCATAACGGTACGCTTTTATTGGTATCGGGTGAACCCGATCATGTGAGTTTTGCGCTTCGATTGCCTATACACCAGGAAATAGAATTTCAATTAAGTAGCTGGAAAAAAATCAGATAA